The Acidimicrobiia bacterium DNA segment GCTCGATCAGCTGACGGTCGTCGTAGCGGTCGGCCAGGGTGCTCCACGTGGCCTCGCTGATGCAGCTGTCGTCGTGCAGCTCATCGGCCGCGCGCACGAGCGCAGCGTCGAATCGGCTCCAGCCCGGCTCCCCCGGACCCGCTTGCACGCGGCGGATCTCGTCGTCGGTCACCCCGACCGCACCACCAATCAGGACGTGCTGACCCCACTCGTACTCCGAGCCGCACAACCACCCAGTCCGGAGGATCAGCAGCTCCCGGTCGCGCGGTGGGAGCCTGCCCGCCAGCAGCTTCCCGGCGAACGGCAGCCACCTCCGGAACAGACCGGGATGGCGAACGAGCGTCGCGAAGATGTTCGTGGCTGGGCTTCCCGGCGAACCGGCGGCGCGCAGCAGCTCGCTCGAGGCTTCGTCGAGGTCCGATGATGGGACAGGAGCGATGCGGGGAGAGCCCGCGCACTTCGTCATCGGCCCACGGTAGTGACGGGACCCCGGCCGGCGGGGGGACCATGGCGGGTGCACGGGCTAGCGGCTCGTGACGAGCTCCTCGATCCGCTCCAGGGTGCGCTCCATCGCTTGCCGCGTTCGCTTTCGGGCGGGGCGCACGAGAGCCTTGAACTTCTCGCCGGAGATGTCCCAGCTCTCGCGGACCACGGTGCCTTGGCCGAGCGGCTCGAGCTCGTACCGCCAGATCCGACCACCGGCGAGGCGGGATCCGAGTGGACTGGGCGGCCGGGACTGCCAGGCGATGCGGCGACCGTCCTCGAACTCGACGACCTCGCTGACCATCGAGTACGGCAGCCCGATCTTCATCGCCATTCCGAACCGCGCGCCGAGCGAGAGGCGTTCCGGTCCGTCCTTGGCGCCTCGGACGCTCCCCGACCCATCGATCTCGGGATGCCGCCGCGGATCGGCGAGAAGCTCGAAGATCCGCTCCGGCGGTGCCGGAATGGTTCGCTCGACCGTCTCCACATCATCGGCGCTCGTCACGGGCGCAGAGCGTACGCCTGGGCGCCATGCGGTTCCCGCGAGTCGGCTCGGGCGACCTCGGGGCGAACGAGGGGCGGCCCCGCCGCTCCCGCGAGCCGATCAGTGGGATCGACGGTTCGCGCGTCGGCATCACGCCCGCGGGGTCGCCGCAGACCCCGTCGATCTCGGGACGTGGCGTCTTGACAACCCCGCGCCGTCTATGTAAGAACTTGCTTACACTTGCGCGAAGGGGACGGATATGGAGATGCTGGCGCTGCTCGACGGGGCGTTCGCCTCAACCGGCCGGATCATCGGGAGCATTCGCCCCGACGCTCTCGGTGACCCCACCCCGTGCTCGGAGTGGGACGTGCGGGCGCTGATCAACCACACCACGTGGGTGGTGGCGCGCTTCGAGCGCACCGCGGCCGGTCAGGAGCCCTCGAGCGGCGGTCCCCACGATCTTGTCGGGACCGATCCGGCCGCCGCCTTCGACCGCGCCTCCGCCGCCAACCTCGCGGCGTGGTCCTCGCCCCACGCGCTCGAGGGCACGCGTCGGCTTCCCATCGGCGAGGTGCCGGCGGAGATGGCCGCCGGGGTCAACTTCATCGACACCTTGGTGCACGGCTGGGACCTCGCCACGGCGACCGGCCAAGATCCTGCGCTCGACCCGGTGCTCGCGGGCGCGGCGCTCGAGTTCTCGAGGGTCGCCATCCGGGACGACCTCCGCGGTCCCGGGAAGCCCTTCGCGCCGATCGTCGAAGTCTCGGCTGGAGCGTCACCGACCGATCAGATGGTCGCGTTTCTCGGTCGCCAACCCTGAGCTGCAGGTGGAGACCGTGCTGCGGGCCCTCGCCGCCCCGACCCGGCGGGAGATCATCCGCCTCGTCCGCCGCCGGGAGCTGTCGGCGGGGCAGATCGCGTCGCACTTCGACGTCAGCCGGCCGGCGATCTCGCAGCACCTCACGGTCCTGCGAGCGGCGGGGCTCGTGAGCGAGCGGCGGGCTGGGAACCGGCGCCTCTACCGGACCCGCCCCCAGGCGCTGGCGGAGGTCCGCCGGTTCATCGAGGAGTTCTGGATCGACCACCTGGCCGGGCTGAAGACGGCGGCCGAAGCCGAGGAACGCGGTGCCCGACCCTGACGACCCCGACACGTTCACCCACGAGCTGCAGATCGACGCTCGCCCGGAGATCGTGTACTCGTTCTTTGTCGACCCGACGAAGATGGCCCGGTGGATGGGCGTCGACCACACGCTCGATCCGGTACCGGGGGGCGTGTTTCGAGTCGACGTCAACGGTCGCGACGTCGCCGCCGGCGAGTTTGTCGAGCTCGACCCGCCCTCCCATCTTGTCTTCACCTGGGGTTGGGAGGGGAATGCCGACCTCCCACCGGGTGCCACGACGATCGACGTGCAGCTCACCCCGAGAGATGGCGGCACGCACCTCCGCTTCACCCACCGCGGGCTCCCGCCGTCGCGGACCCCATCCCATGCCGACGGCTGGCGGCACTACCTCGGCCGGCTGCAGACCGCCGGCGGCGGCGACGACTCGGGCCCGGACCCCTGGCTCCGGCCCGCCGATCGGCGGTAGCGCTCGGCGTCGCGTGCGGATCGGTCGCGGGCCATCGGCTTTCGGTCCAATGCGGCTCGACCGTGACGCGAGCGGACCTGCACACGGGTGTTCCGTGGCGAGGTTCGTCGTGTCATACACTGCGACTGCCGAGGTCGTGTCAACCGGACCGTCCCGGTGATTAGAAGGACGTGAGATCGTTGGCAACTGGCACTGTGAAGTTCTTCAACGACCAGAAGGGCTACGGGTTCATCTCTCGGGAACAGGGCGACGACGTGTTCGTGCACTTCTCCGCCATCCAGGGTGAGGGCTTCAAGACGCTGCAAGAGGGTCAGCGCGTCGAGTTCGACATCGCCCGGGGCAAGAAGGGCGACGAAGCCCAGAACGTCCGCCCGATCTAGGCGCCGTTGCTGTCGCCGGCGGGCCGCGAACCCTCCGGTACCTCTGAGCGGACGATCTCCACCGCGACCCGCGCTCCC contains these protein-coding regions:
- a CDS encoding carboxymuconolactone decarboxylase family protein, whose product is MTKCAGSPRIAPVPSSDLDEASSELLRAAGSPGSPATNIFATLVRHPGLFRRWLPFAGKLLAGRLPPRDRELLILRTGWLCGSEYEWGQHVLIGGAVGVTDDEIRRVQAGPGEPGWSRFDAALVRAADELHDDSCISEATWSTLADRYDDRQLIELLMLVGQYHLVAFALNSLGVEREAGVPGFEG
- a CDS encoding SRPBCC family protein, giving the protein MTSADDVETVERTIPAPPERIFELLADPRRHPEIDGSGSVRGAKDGPERLSLGARFGMAMKIGLPYSMVSEVVEFEDGRRIAWQSRPPSPLGSRLAGGRIWRYELEPLGQGTVVRESWDISGEKFKALVRPARKRTRQAMERTLERIEELVTSR
- a CDS encoding TIGR03086 family metal-binding protein, producing MLALLDGAFASTGRIIGSIRPDALGDPTPCSEWDVRALINHTTWVVARFERTAAGQEPSSGGPHDLVGTDPAAAFDRASAANLAAWSSPHALEGTRRLPIGEVPAEMAAGVNFIDTLVHGWDLATATGQDPALDPVLAGAALEFSRVAIRDDLRGPGKPFAPIVEVSAGASPTDQMVAFLGRQP
- a CDS encoding metalloregulator ArsR/SmtB family transcription factor; its protein translation is METVLRALAAPTRREIIRLVRRRELSAGQIASHFDVSRPAISQHLTVLRAAGLVSERRAGNRRLYRTRPQALAEVRRFIEEFWIDHLAGLKTAAEAEERGARP
- a CDS encoding SRPBCC domain-containing protein, which codes for MPDPDDPDTFTHELQIDARPEIVYSFFVDPTKMARWMGVDHTLDPVPGGVFRVDVNGRDVAAGEFVELDPPSHLVFTWGWEGNADLPPGATTIDVQLTPRDGGTHLRFTHRGLPPSRTPSHADGWRHYLGRLQTAGGGDDSGPDPWLRPADRR
- a CDS encoding cold-shock protein, whose amino-acid sequence is MRSLATGTVKFFNDQKGYGFISREQGDDVFVHFSAIQGEGFKTLQEGQRVEFDIARGKKGDEAQNVRPI